The Methanococcoides methylutens MM1 genome has a window encoding:
- a CDS encoding nucleoside recognition domain-containing protein: MWIDGLYAAFDYLIKVIPPIVIGTLIMDIMVEMGWVNKLGFIASPLMRFGHLREEIGLSFLTSFGSSAAGNSMIAKLHDDDHIDRKETIIATMVNSFPSGIVLSRDLFPVVVILLGTTGLIYLGIVVLIGFLKTLLALLAARILLTPRPSGNIHATTEKITIKEASIKALKRSKRSLTRIVVTMTIVSVIVFQLMETGVFDWAASIMKDSFMVQYVPADALPIIAGWFASNIAAYTIAGNLLEAEMLSSKDIILALLIGRILASVARIRTMLPYYIGIFSPNLGVRIMFVSLAMQNGIMLGIAGFIIVFF, encoded by the coding sequence ATGTGGATCGATGGACTATATGCAGCATTTGACTATCTCATCAAGGTCATCCCGCCAATCGTCATCGGAACCCTGATCATGGATATCATGGTGGAGATGGGCTGGGTGAACAAGCTGGGCTTTATAGCATCCCCTCTCATGCGTTTTGGTCACTTAAGGGAAGAGATCGGTCTCAGTTTCCTTACATCATTCGGTTCTTCGGCTGCCGGAAACTCCATGATCGCAAAGCTTCATGATGACGATCACATCGACAGGAAGGAAACCATAATAGCCACAATGGTGAACTCCTTCCCTTCAGGCATAGTTCTCTCAAGGGACCTGTTCCCGGTGGTGGTCATATTGCTTGGTACTACTGGTCTGATCTACCTGGGAATTGTGGTTCTTATTGGATTCCTGAAAACATTGCTCGCACTTCTGGCTGCCCGTATTCTCCTGACACCCCGACCATCAGGAAATATCCACGCTACTACGGAGAAAATAACTATCAAGGAAGCTTCCATAAAGGCCCTGAAAAGGTCGAAGAGGTCACTTACAAGGATCGTTGTCACCATGACCATCGTATCCGTGATCGTGTTCCAGCTAATGGAAACCGGGGTATTTGACTGGGCAGCATCCATTATGAAGGATTCATTCATGGTCCAATACGTGCCTGCCGATGCTCTACCCATAATTGCCGGCTGGTTTGCCAGCAATATAGCTGCCTACACCATAGCAGGCAATCTTCTGGAAGCAGAAATGCTCTCCTCAAAGGACATAATTCTTGCACTCCTCATCGGAAGGATACTGGCAAGTGTTGCAAGGATCAGGACCATGCTTCCTTATTATATTGGTATCTTCAGCCCGAACCTTGGCGTGAGGATAATGTTCGTATCCCTGGCCATGCAGAACGGTATCATGCTGGGAATAGCAGGGTTCATTATTGTTTTCTTCTGA
- a CDS encoding DMT family transporter, protein MIPAEFLVVFFGLLAAISWGAGDFSGGFASKRANVYSVVLITQAVGVFLLAASAYFMGEIVPPLGGMIWGAVAGVFISIGLLALYRGLSQGRMGLVAPTSAVVAAAVPAIYGAFYEGLPAIHQMIGFAFALVAVWLIAGGGDESSKIERSDLILPLIAGTGFGLFFISIDKVSDTAVLWPLTAARIAAVITLLIFIAASRQVYIPSKKVLPIVLIAGVFDTGGNTFFALASQAGRLDIASITSSLYPAGTVLLAWIILKEKLSTKQWVGVAAALVAIVFISS, encoded by the coding sequence ATGATACCTGCTGAGTTTCTCGTGGTCTTCTTTGGACTTCTGGCAGCCATATCCTGGGGTGCCGGAGATTTCAGCGGAGGCTTTGCTTCAAAACGTGCCAATGTCTATAGCGTAGTCCTTATAACCCAGGCAGTCGGGGTTTTCCTTCTTGCGGCTTCAGCCTATTTCATGGGAGAAATAGTACCCCCTCTTGGAGGCATGATCTGGGGAGCTGTTGCAGGAGTATTCATCAGCATAGGACTTCTTGCCCTCTACCGTGGCCTCTCTCAGGGTAGAATGGGACTGGTAGCTCCAACATCGGCAGTCGTTGCTGCTGCTGTACCTGCCATCTATGGTGCATTCTATGAAGGTCTGCCTGCTATTCACCAGATGATCGGCTTTGCCTTTGCACTTGTAGCTGTCTGGCTCATTGCAGGCGGTGGAGACGAGAGCAGCAAAATAGAACGTTCGGACCTCATACTTCCGTTGATCGCAGGAACCGGTTTCGGGCTGTTCTTCATATCCATCGATAAGGTCAGTGATACAGCCGTCCTCTGGCCACTTACCGCTGCAAGGATCGCTGCGGTGATCACGCTTCTTATATTCATAGCAGCAAGCAGACAGGTATACATTCCTTCTAAAAAGGTGCTCCCCATAGTTTTAATAGCAGGTGTATTTGATACCGGCGGAAACACCTTCTTTGCACTTGCTTCACAGGCAGGTCGGCTCGATATTGCTTCAATCACATCATCCCTGTACCCCGCAGGCACAGTATTGCTTGCATGGATCATACTGAAGGAGAAGCTTTCCACAAAGCAATGGGTAGGAGTGGCTGCTGCCCTGGTTGCGATCGTGTTCATCTCATCCTGA
- a CDS encoding SulP family inorganic anion transporter, with protein sequence MAFIEQLKNDQSNLKNEVLSGLTVSLALVPEAVAFSIIANVSPLVGLYSAFIIGLITAIIGGRPGMISGATGAIAVVVVALVVRHGVEYLFAAVILMGIIQMTIGFLRLGKFIRLVPHAVMFGFVNGLAIVIFMAQLAQFKVTDINGIEHWLSGQSLLVMLGLVGLTMAIIYLLPKLTKAVPSSLTAIIVVSAIVIYFQVQTRTVGDIASIAGGLPAFHLPQVPLNLETLKIIFPYSLVMALVGLIESLLTLTVIDEMTETRSRANKESTAQGVANFVCGLFGGMGGCAMIGQSLININSGARNRVSGIVAATGLLIFVLFGSPLIEKIPMAALVGVMFVVAISTFEWASLKIFRKVPITDVIVMVVVAGITVIYHNLAVAVIAGVVISALAFAWENAKLVRAREIIDDNGIKHYEFFGPLFFGSVTEFQNRFDVLNDPDEIIIDLKESRVADHSAIEALNKVTERYARVGKKVHLRHLSEDCLVLLDNASAIIDVNHWEDPHYKVPSDILG encoded by the coding sequence ATGGCATTTATAGAACAATTAAAGAACGACCAATCAAATCTAAAAAACGAAGTCCTTTCCGGGTTAACTGTTTCACTGGCCCTTGTGCCTGAAGCTGTGGCATTTTCGATCATAGCGAACGTTAGTCCATTGGTCGGACTATACTCTGCATTCATCATTGGATTAATAACAGCTATCATAGGTGGCAGGCCGGGAATGATCTCAGGTGCTACAGGAGCAATAGCAGTCGTAGTTGTGGCCCTGGTGGTCAGACATGGGGTCGAGTACCTTTTTGCTGCCGTGATCCTGATGGGTATTATTCAAATGACCATTGGTTTTTTGAGACTAGGTAAATTCATCCGACTGGTTCCACATGCGGTAATGTTTGGGTTTGTGAACGGACTGGCCATAGTGATCTTCATGGCACAGCTCGCCCAGTTCAAGGTAACTGACATTAACGGGATCGAGCACTGGTTGAGCGGGCAGTCGCTTCTGGTCATGCTAGGTCTTGTAGGTCTGACCATGGCGATCATCTATTTGCTGCCAAAGTTGACAAAAGCAGTTCCATCTTCACTGACTGCGATCATAGTTGTTTCAGCTATTGTGATCTATTTCCAGGTCCAGACAAGAACAGTCGGGGATATTGCATCCATTGCAGGCGGATTGCCGGCCTTCCACCTTCCACAGGTCCCGCTTAATCTGGAAACACTGAAGATCATCTTCCCATACTCTTTAGTTATGGCACTGGTGGGCCTGATCGAGAGCCTATTGACACTTACTGTGATAGACGAGATGACAGAAACAAGAAGCAGGGCAAATAAAGAAAGCACGGCTCAGGGTGTTGCCAACTTTGTTTGCGGACTTTTTGGAGGAATGGGTGGATGTGCAATGATCGGACAGAGTCTTATCAATATCAATTCCGGTGCCAGGAACAGAGTCTCAGGGATCGTTGCGGCTACAGGTCTCCTGATCTTTGTGCTGTTCGGTTCCCCGCTTATTGAAAAAATACCAATGGCAGCACTGGTTGGTGTGATGTTCGTAGTTGCGATCAGCACATTTGAATGGGCATCATTAAAGATATTCAGGAAAGTTCCCATAACGGATGTAATTGTTATGGTGGTCGTTGCAGGTATAACCGTTATCTACCACAACCTTGCAGTAGCAGTAATTGCAGGCGTCGTGATCTCAGCACTGGCATTTGCCTGGGAAAACGCCAAACTGGTTCGTGCAAGAGAGATAATTGATGATAACGGGATCAAGCACTACGAATTCTTTGGTCCATTGTTCTTTGGCTCGGTAACTGAATTCCAGAATAGGTTTGATGTCCTTAATGATCCTGACGAGATCATCATCGACCTCAAGGAATCAAGAGTTGCTGACCACTCAGCAATAGAAGCACTGAACAAGGTAACTGAGCGCTATGCAAGGGTTGGTAAGAAGGTTCACCTTCGACACTTAAGCGAAGATTGCCTTGTGCTTCTGGACAATGCATCTGCAATTATCGATGTAAATCACTGGGAAGATCCACATTACAAGGTGCCTTCTGATATACTGGGATAA
- a CDS encoding cupredoxin family copper-binding protein: protein MKALIIPFILLVTLIVAGCAQYDEQPAPESEMTTPEDTDEDMPEEEMKITEEVIDDSADTTSMEHGVLIEDFKFKPATLQISIGDTVTWINMDSAPHTATSNEEGFDSGGLSKDESFSFTFEEAGNYDYICTFHPYMEGEIIVEA, encoded by the coding sequence ATGAAAGCATTAATTATACCTTTCATACTGCTGGTAACACTGATAGTGGCCGGATGTGCACAGTATGATGAGCAGCCTGCACCAGAATCAGAAATGACCACACCGGAAGATACAGACGAAGATATGCCGGAAGAGGAAATGAAGATCACTGAGGAAGTCATTGACGATAGTGCTGATACAACTTCAATGGAACATGGGGTTCTGATAGAAGATTTCAAGTTCAAGCCTGCCACACTCCAGATATCGATCGGCGATACGGTCACATGGATCAATATGGATTCAGCTCCACACACTGCAACTTCGAATGAGGAAGGGTTCGATTCAGGAGGACTCTCTAAAGATGAGAGTTTCAGTTTTACATTTGAAGAAGCGGGAAATTATGACTACATCTGCACTTTCCATCCTTATATGGAAGGAGAGATCATAGTCGAAGCTTAA
- a CDS encoding pirin family protein, giving the protein MGVTRSIKKIMKSMPTIEGAGVHLKRAFGFNHVPQLDPFLLLDDFHSDDPNEYIMGFPWHPHRGIETITYMLSGEVEHGDSMGNKGLIESGDVQWMTAGSGIIHQEMPKAKGGKALWGFQLWANLPASHKMRGPRYQEVKSHQIPEVVVGNDVRIKVICGEVNGTKGPVKDIVTDPEYLDITIPPETIYSHPTKSGYTVFAYVLEGEGSFGKDQDPYSFEVEGAKYFDLNESSAIGPENLVMFDDGDEIVAKAGNKGLRFLLISGKPINEPVAWYGPIVMNTQEELKVAFEEYRNGTFIKTGKVD; this is encoded by the coding sequence ATGGGAGTTACAAGATCAATCAAAAAGATAATGAAGAGTATGCCTACTATCGAAGGAGCAGGCGTCCATCTTAAAAGAGCCTTCGGGTTCAATCATGTACCACAACTTGACCCTTTCCTTCTGCTTGATGATTTCCATTCGGATGATCCGAACGAGTACATCATGGGTTTCCCATGGCATCCTCACAGAGGGATAGAAACGATCACCTACATGCTTTCCGGAGAGGTCGAGCACGGCGACAGCATGGGGAACAAAGGTCTCATTGAATCAGGTGACGTGCAGTGGATGACCGCAGGAAGCGGGATCATCCACCAGGAAATGCCAAAGGCTAAAGGAGGAAAGGCCCTCTGGGGCTTCCAGTTGTGGGCCAACCTGCCGGCATCCCACAAGATGAGGGGGCCGAGGTATCAGGAAGTTAAAAGCCACCAGATACCGGAAGTTGTTGTAGGTAACGATGTTCGCATCAAGGTAATTTGTGGCGAGGTAAATGGAACAAAAGGTCCGGTAAAGGATATTGTAACAGACCCGGAATACCTGGATATTACAATTCCTCCTGAGACAATATACTCACATCCAACAAAATCCGGCTATACGGTCTTTGCCTATGTTCTCGAAGGAGAAGGTTCCTTTGGAAAGGACCAGGATCCTTACTCTTTCGAAGTGGAAGGTGCAAAATACTTCGACCTCAATGAATCCTCAGCCATCGGTCCCGAGAACCTGGTGATGTTCGATGATGGTGATGAAATTGTTGCAAAGGCCGGAAACAAAGGACTAAGGTTCCTTCTTATTTCAGGCAAGCCCATAAATGAGCCGGTTGCATGGTATGGTCCCATTGTGATGAACACGCAGGAAGAATTGAAAGTTGCTTTTGAAGAATACAGAAACGGAACATTCATCAAAACCGGTAAAGTGGATTAA
- a CDS encoding trans-aconitate 2-methyltransferase, producing MTRSVFDKLPQRYDVLQKQALPNWQAFFSTVVEYIPEGRVDILELASGTGFLTSMIRKARPEASITCIDRDPAMLEVAKGKPELKDVTFIEGDILRAWPEGTFDLIVSTQCIFALPVDDRIRLFGQIHDSLRPDGIFIEGDIFRQESRLETMIYRSQWKKYMLGHGMSTAEVEEMLLSLDRIYDGIDTIQELKEKLKAAGFENVFCPYWYELYALIVASV from the coding sequence ATGACCCGATCGGTTTTTGACAAGCTTCCTCAACGATACGATGTCCTGCAAAAGCAGGCCCTTCCAAACTGGCAGGCGTTCTTCTCCACAGTTGTGGAATATATTCCTGAAGGGAGAGTGGATATACTTGAACTGGCCAGTGGAACCGGTTTTCTTACCAGCATGATCCGTAAAGCAAGACCCGAAGCTTCTATCACATGTATTGACAGGGATCCTGCCATGCTGGAGGTCGCAAAGGGGAAACCCGAGCTTAAGGATGTTACATTTATAGAGGGTGATATCCTGAGAGCGTGGCCGGAGGGTACTTTTGATCTCATTGTCTCCACGCAATGCATCTTTGCTTTACCGGTAGATGATAGAATACGGCTATTCGGACAGATACACGATAGCCTCAGGCCGGATGGCATCTTCATCGAAGGTGATATTTTCAGACAAGAAAGCAGGCTGGAAACGATGATCTACCGGTCCCAATGGAAAAAGTACATGCTGGGGCATGGTATGTCGACTGCAGAAGTTGAAGAGATGTTGCTGTCCCTGGACCGGATCTATGATGGGATTGATACAATTCAAGAGCTTAAGGAAAAGCTGAAGGCTGCTGGGTTTGAAAATGTGTTCTGTCCTTACTGGTATGAATTGTATGCTTTGATCGTGGCTTCGGTCTGA
- a CDS encoding ferritin family protein — MLSEIPIDLEIVDKKDIDKELMRLSMIAELDAVNLYEQMAALTDDEDLKQILLDVAREEMIHVAMFQTVLMEVDDEYLKVLAEYSLAKE; from the coding sequence ATGTTATCAGAAATACCTATTGATCTCGAAATAGTAGATAAAAAAGATATTGATAAGGAGCTAATGAGGCTTTCCATGATCGCCGAGCTGGATGCTGTCAATCTCTATGAACAAATGGCTGCACTGACTGACGATGAAGACCTCAAGCAGATCCTGCTTGACGTAGCACGTGAAGAAATGATCCATGTGGCAATGTTCCAGACCGTCCTCATGGAAGTGGATGACGAATATTTGAAGGTGCTTGCAGAATATTCTCTTGCAAAAGAGTGA
- the mtaA gene encoding methylcobamide:CoM methyltransferase MtaA has protein sequence MTDLTQKERFMRALECKNVDKVPVCSVTQTGTIELMRLSGANWPEAHFDAEKMATLAIAAHELAGLEAVRYPFDGTGMAQTLGCKIIEGTYDTQPSIVDFPFKEAEDAENLTIPENLLECERVATLLEATDIVKERINEDIPVVAGILGPAGLAMSLIGARNYLMWFISKPDTIKQLITTCTDICIEYSNALFDHGADAVCLPDSEAGPDLIPPEFFEMMILDEYKRFNQKVTGKTIAHICGDASDILEPLSTSGFDGISIEEKVDVGYAKNIIGNKACLIGNISPVHTLLGMPPEKLKEQAKNCIDDGIDILAPGCGLAPHTSLANLKAFVDSRDEYYMEKGEL, from the coding sequence TTGACAGATCTTACACAAAAAGAAAGATTCATGCGAGCTTTAGAATGCAAAAATGTGGACAAGGTTCCGGTCTGTTCGGTCACCCAGACAGGTACTATTGAACTTATGAGACTTAGTGGAGCCAACTGGCCGGAAGCTCATTTTGATGCAGAGAAGATGGCAACGCTTGCAATAGCTGCTCATGAGCTCGCAGGACTTGAAGCTGTTCGATATCCTTTTGACGGAACTGGCATGGCACAGACACTGGGATGCAAGATCATTGAAGGAACATACGACACACAGCCATCGATCGTTGATTTCCCCTTCAAGGAAGCGGAGGATGCTGAGAACCTGACAATCCCCGAGAACCTGCTTGAATGTGAAAGAGTAGCAACTCTCCTGGAAGCAACAGATATCGTAAAAGAACGAATCAATGAAGATATTCCCGTAGTTGCAGGCATACTAGGCCCTGCAGGCCTTGCAATGTCACTGATCGGTGCAAGGAACTACCTCATGTGGTTTATTTCAAAACCTGATACCATAAAGCAACTTATCACAACCTGCACCGATATCTGCATAGAATATTCCAATGCCCTTTTTGATCATGGTGCAGATGCTGTCTGCCTTCCTGATTCCGAAGCAGGCCCTGACCTGATACCACCTGAGTTCTTCGAGATGATGATACTGGACGAATATAAGCGGTTCAATCAGAAAGTAACCGGGAAGACAATTGCCCACATCTGCGGGGATGCCTCGGATATTCTCGAACCGCTCTCTACATCAGGATTTGATGGAATAAGTATCGAAGAAAAGGTAGATGTCGGATATGCAAAGAACATCATAGGCAACAAAGCCTGCCTGATAGGAAATATCTCCCCGGTACATACCCTTCTTGGAATGCCTCCTGAAAAACTGAAAGAACAGGCAAAGAACTGTATCGATGATGGGATCGATATACTGGCACCGGGTTGTGGACTGGCACCACACACATCTCTTGCGAATTTGAAAGCCTTTGTTGATTCAAGGGATGAGTACTATATGGAAAAAGGTGAGCTCTGA
- a CDS encoding DUF4097 family beta strand repeat-containing protein, protein MNKYQITFLFLATIAIAAVSGCTSYGPDLGVEEVEYFSGEYEATNNTTLNVINVNGQIEIDSWDGNTIRLDATKRTYHGEEELEKVHIIVNEIDDELKVETKYPSYENVRVSVDMKIRIPVNTTLELIKTTNGDIVITDTKGNVTAMTTNRNIAISNIEGYVVATSSNGALDIRRTTGISDLKTTNGKIEAHILDIKEDVDVRCTNGGIILYIDPSLDADIEMETTNGHISMNEVELVVTRLESTHVEGTIGEGGNKIDIRTTNGNVNLNKLVA, encoded by the coding sequence ATGAACAAATATCAGATAACCTTTCTATTTCTGGCTACAATAGCTATCGCTGCCGTTTCAGGATGTACCTCATACGGACCGGATCTCGGAGTCGAAGAAGTGGAATATTTCAGCGGAGAATATGAAGCGACCAACAATACAACATTGAACGTTATCAATGTGAACGGTCAGATAGAGATCGATAGCTGGGATGGAAATACAATAAGGCTGGATGCTACTAAAAGAACCTATCATGGGGAAGAGGAACTTGAAAAGGTCCACATAATTGTCAATGAGATCGATGATGAGCTGAAAGTAGAAACAAAATATCCTTCTTATGAGAATGTCAGGGTCTCAGTTGATATGAAAATAAGGATCCCTGTGAATACAACTTTAGAACTCATTAAGACAACGAATGGGGATATCGTAATCACGGACACAAAGGGAAATGTTACAGCTATGACAACCAATAGAAACATAGCAATAAGCAACATTGAAGGATACGTAGTAGCAACCTCAAGCAATGGAGCACTTGATATCCGGAGAACAACCGGGATCAGTGATCTGAAGACAACTAACGGAAAGATCGAAGCCCATATCCTTGACATAAAAGAAGATGTAGATGTCAGATGTACCAATGGAGGAATAATACTTTATATCGATCCCTCACTTGATGCCGATATCGAGATGGAAACGACCAATGGTCACATTTCAATGAATGAAGTAGAGCTGGTTGTCACAAGACTTGAATCAACTCATGTAGAAGGAACCATCGGTGAAGGTGGCAATAAGATCGATATAAGAACAACAAATGGAAATGTTAACCTTAACAAGCTGGTTGCCTGA
- a CDS encoding nitroreductase family protein, with protein MTVITIDPELCTNCEICVEICPMSIILPSSEGETPYSPEDAATYCAKCGHCEVFCPEGAISTLFDSTYYQLHDDKFPSIPASEIGKYMVMRRSIRSYKEDPVDKGTIESILDIARYAPSGMNNQSVHWTIVHDTEEVKKIAALSIDWMREVVASEEEHPLKPLMPGLISAYEMGVDPICRAAPHLVIAHAPAEYPTGYTDSIIALSWFELAAQAFEVGTCWAGFLAIAAASYKPIMDELELPQGHVVQYAMMFGYPEHKVRGIPGRDPAKVTWK; from the coding sequence ATGACTGTAATTACAATCGACCCTGAGTTATGCACGAACTGTGAGATCTGCGTAGAGATCTGTCCGATGTCTATAATCCTTCCTTCAAGTGAAGGCGAAACCCCATATTCTCCTGAGGATGCTGCTACATATTGTGCAAAATGCGGCCACTGCGAGGTATTCTGTCCTGAAGGTGCTATCTCTACTTTGTTCGATTCAACTTACTACCAGTTGCATGATGACAAGTTCCCTTCCATTCCTGCATCAGAGATCGGCAAATATATGGTAATGCGTCGTTCTATCAGGAGCTACAAGGAAGATCCTGTCGATAAGGGGACAATTGAGTCAATCCTTGATATTGCCCGCTATGCTCCCTCAGGAATGAACAACCAGTCTGTACACTGGACAATCGTTCACGATACTGAGGAAGTGAAAAAGATAGCAGCATTGAGTATAGACTGGATGCGCGAGGTTGTTGCAAGCGAAGAGGAACATCCTCTCAAGCCGCTGATGCCGGGCCTCATCTCTGCCTATGAAATGGGTGTAGATCCTATTTGCAGGGCTGCTCCTCATCTCGTGATCGCACATGCTCCGGCTGAATATCCTACCGGGTATACTGACAGCATTATAGCCCTCTCATGGTTTGAGCTTGCAGCACAGGCATTTGAGGTAGGAACATGCTGGGCAGGTTTCCTTGCCATCGCAGCTGCATCATACAAACCAATAATGGATGAGCTGGAACTTCCGCAGGGACATGTGGTACAGTATGCCATGATGTTCGGTTACCCTGAACACAAGGTCAGGGGAATTCCGGGAAGGGATCCTGCAAAGGTTACGTGGAAGTAA
- a CDS encoding peroxiredoxin — translation MSESENIERVNMPLIGDDAPSFTAKTTQGEINFPGDYKGKWVILFSHPADFTPVCTTEFMTFASMQDEFRELNTELIGLSIDSIYAHIAWLRTIKEKIEYKGMKDVEVNFPVIEDLTMEVAKKFGMLQPNASNTQAVRAVFIMDPQAKVRCILYYPLSNGRNMDEVKRILLAMQKSDEENIATPANWQPGEDVIIPPPGSCGTAKERVETEEEGKYCLDWFICFKKES, via the coding sequence ATGAGCGAATCTGAAAATATAGAACGTGTCAATATGCCTTTAATAGGCGATGATGCACCTTCCTTTACAGCAAAAACAACACAGGGAGAAATAAATTTCCCAGGCGATTATAAAGGTAAATGGGTGATCCTTTTCAGCCATCCGGCGGATTTCACTCCTGTATGTACAACTGAGTTCATGACCTTTGCAAGTATGCAGGATGAATTCAGGGAACTGAACACGGAGTTGATCGGTCTGTCAATTGACAGCATCTATGCTCACATTGCATGGCTTCGTACGATCAAAGAGAAGATCGAGTACAAAGGCATGAAAGATGTTGAAGTTAATTTCCCTGTTATTGAAGATCTTACCATGGAAGTTGCAAAGAAATTCGGTATGCTACAACCAAATGCCTCCAACACACAGGCAGTACGTGCTGTTTTCATAATGGATCCTCAAGCCAAGGTACGTTGCATCCTTTACTATCCATTGAGCAATGGACGTAATATGGATGAGGTCAAGCGTATCCTGCTTGCAATGCAGAAATCTGATGAAGAGAACATTGCAACACCTGCTAACTGGCAACCTGGGGAAGATGTTATAATTCCACCACCTGGTTCATGTGGAACGGCTAAGGAAAGGGTTGAAACCGAAGAAGAAGGCAAATACTGTCTTGACTGGTTCATCTGCTTCAAAAAAGAATCCTGA
- a CDS encoding ferritin-like domain-containing protein, protein MLSKIPIDLSTVAREDINKEILRAGVIAELDAISLYEQMAALTDNNEVKQVLLDVAKEEKTHVGEFQSLLLKEDGQQEYELKMGQKEVEEKLEK, encoded by the coding sequence ATGTTATCAAAGATACCAATAGACCTTTCGACCGTAGCACGTGAAGATATCAATAAAGAGATCCTCCGGGCTGGAGTGATCGCTGAACTGGATGCTATAAGCCTGTATGAGCAAATGGCTGCTCTTACGGATAACAATGAAGTAAAGCAGGTCCTTCTTGATGTTGCAAAAGAAGAAAAGACCCATGTGGGTGAGTTCCAGTCACTCCTGCTGAAAGAAGATGGCCAGCAGGAATATGAGTTGAAGATGGGGCAAAAAGAAGTCGAAGAAAAACTCGAGAAATAA
- a CDS encoding GyrI-like domain-containing protein produces the protein MKFDRIPIGKFSLMTHLTQKALRLYDQKGLLVPEAKDAFTGYRCYTYSQIERGVKIRLLSWMGFGLDEISSLLDAEDNRDGKVIDEMMQKRYTETQLEIRRLQKVQNLLLNQTDKLELISMSVSEPTIKDIPKMRVLSMRETGSYEETIGVLIGKLFEFVESSTSTSSKIKLTGPAMFLCHDEEYRENDADIEVCLPISGSVDLNVPSITLTTLPDIRAVSVIHKGPYQEVDVAYTRIFEYMAENGLEQAGPSRALYLNDPNEIPEEELLTEVQVPVE, from the coding sequence ATGAAATTCGATCGAATACCAATTGGCAAATTCTCATTAATGACACACCTGACTCAAAAAGCTCTACGATTATATGATCAAAAAGGGCTTCTTGTGCCTGAAGCAAAAGATGCTTTCACAGGTTATCGATGTTACACTTATTCTCAGATCGAGAGGGGTGTTAAGATTCGTCTGCTGTCCTGGATGGGATTCGGGCTTGATGAAATATCATCTTTGCTTGATGCAGAGGATAATCGGGATGGAAAAGTGATTGATGAGATGATGCAGAAAAGATATACTGAAACCCAGCTGGAGATCCGGAGGCTTCAAAAAGTACAGAATCTTTTGCTCAATCAGACAGACAAACTGGAGTTGATTAGTATGTCAGTATCAGAACCAACAATAAAAGATATACCAAAAATGCGTGTGCTCAGTATGCGTGAAACAGGGAGCTATGAAGAGACTATCGGGGTACTTATAGGTAAGTTGTTTGAATTCGTTGAAAGCTCAACCAGCACAAGTAGCAAAATAAAACTGACAGGGCCAGCAATGTTCCTTTGTCATGATGAAGAATACAGGGAAAACGATGCGGATATAGAGGTCTGCCTCCCTATTTCAGGAAGTGTCGATCTAAACGTGCCTTCCATTACGCTTACAACACTTCCTGATATCAGGGCAGTATCTGTGATCCACAAGGGGCCATATCAGGAAGTTGATGTTGCTTATACTCGTATTTTCGAGTACATGGCTGAAAATGGGTTGGAGCAGGCAGGTCCATCAAGGGCTCTCTATCTTAATGATCCCAATGAGATTCCGGAGGAAGAATTATTGACGGAAGTGCAGGTGCCGGTAGAGTAA